A window of Tachyglossus aculeatus isolate mTacAcu1 chromosome 21, mTacAcu1.pri, whole genome shotgun sequence genomic DNA:
tttattttacttgtacatatctattctatttattgtattttgttaatatgtttggttttgtcatatttattactctatttatttatttattttacacctcctccaggaggccttcccagactgagcccccaccttcctctctccctcgtccccctctccatccccccgtcttacctccttcccttccccacagcacctgtatatatgtatatatgtttgtagatatttattactctatttattttacttgtacatatctattctatttattgtattttgttaatatgtttggttttgtcatatttattactctatttatttatttattttacacctcctccaggaggccttcccagactgagcccccaccttcctctctccctcgtccccctctccatccccccgtcttacctccttcccttccccacagcacctgtatatatgtatatatgtttgtacatatttattactctatttactagtacatatcctatttattttattttgttaatatgtttggttttgtcatatttattactctatttatttatttattttacacctccttcccttccccacagcacctgtatatgtttgtacagatttattaatctatttatttattttacttgtacatatctattctatttattttattttgttaatatgtttggttttgtcatatttattgctctatttattttacacctcctccaggaggccttcccagactgagccccctccttcctctccccctctccatcccccccgtcttacctccttcccttccccacagcacctgtatatatgtttgtacgtatttattactctattttactagtacatatctattctatttattttattttgttaatgtttggctttgtcatatttattactctatttattttacttgtacatatctattctgttttattttgttaatatgtttggttttgttctctgtctcccccttctagactgtgagcgcactgttgtctctatatgttgccaagttggacttcccaagcgcttagtacagggctctgcacatagtaagcgctcaataaatacgattgattgattgattgacggcccctacccaaccagttggcccacatggggctcacagtcttaatccccattatacagatgagatatctgaggcacagagaagtgaggtgacgtgcccaaagtcacacagctgacaagtggcggagccgggattagaacccataataataatgatggcatttattaagcccttactatgtgcaaagcactgttctaagcgctggggaagttacagggtgatcaggttgtcccacgtggggctcacagtcttaacccccattttatagatgtggtaatttaggcacagagaagtgaggtgacttgcccaaagtcacacagctgacaagtggcggaaccgggattagaacccataataataataataatggcatttattaagcgcttactatgtgcaaagcactgttctaagcgctggggaagttacaaggggatcaggttgtcccacgtggggctcacagtcttaatccccattttccagatgaggtcactgaggcccagagaagtgaagtgacttgcccaaagtcacacagctgacgacaagcgggggagtcgggattagaacccatgacctgcgactcccaagcccgggctcttttccaccgagcccactttgcttctctaagtactctgctaaacactgggatagatgcagtacaatcagattcattcattcattcaatcgtatttattgagcgcttactgtgtgcagagcactggactaagcgcttgggaaggacaagttggcaacgtatagagacggtccccacccaaccagtgggctcacagtctagacgggacagagaacaaaataaaatagatatgtgcaagtaaaatagagtaataaatccgtgcaaacatatatacatatatatataggggctgtggggaagggaaggagggaaggcggcggggagggggctcagtgtgggcccCCTCATCGTCGTCGTAGAATCGGGCTTCCGCCATCTTTCCTCGCACTCAGGCAGGCGGCCAGGCgggcgcgtgcgtgcgtgcgtctgACGTCACGCCGTTTCCCTGCGGcggcgtcctcctcctcctcgtcgtgtTTGAATCGGGCTTCCGCCATCTTTCCAGCGATCAGTCAGGCGGCCAGAGGGGCGCGTGCGTGCGTCTGACGTCACGGCGTTTCCCTcctgccccgcccccccggcgcgCGCGGcggcgtcctcctcctcctcctcctcgtattTGAATCGGGCTTCCGCCATCTTTCCGGCGCTCAGTCAGGCGGCCAGACGGGCGCGTGCGTGCGTCTGACGTCACGCCGTGTCCCTCCGGCCCCCCCCCGCGCGTGGCggcgtcctcctcctcgtcgccgTCCTATTTGAATCGGGCTTCCGCCATCTTTCCAGCGCTCTGTCAGGCGGCCGCCCAGTCGCGTGCGTGCGTCTGACGTCACGCCGTTTCCCTCCTCCCGCGCGCGCTGCGGCGTCGTATTCGAATCGGGCTTCCGCCATCTTTGCAGCGCTCAGTCAGGCGGCCGCCCAGCCgcgcgcgtgcgtgcgtgcgtctgACGTCACGGCGTTGCCCTCcgtcccgccccccccgccctgcgCGCGCGCGGcggcgtcctcctcctcctcctcctcgtcgtcgtcgtatTTGAAGCGGGCTTCCGCCATCTTTCCATCGCTCCGTGAGGCGGCCGCCCAGACGCTTCTGGAAGGTAGCGGgcgcggggaggagggaaggcgggaggaagaagggcggcggcggcggccacggCGCCCTTTCCCTCAGCCCGAGCCCCGGCCATCTTTTTTCTCCTCAGGGGCGGCCGCGTGTGAGGACAGCGGAGGCCCGCTCCCCTTCCTTACCCGCCATTTCGCCCCCCTCATTCACTCCGTCCTATctagtgagcgcctactgggccCGCACCACTGGCCTAAGCGCCCGGGGAGTCCAATAGGgtcggtccccattcattcagtcgtatttagggagcgcctcctgtgtggagagcactggactgagcgcctagagagacggtctccattcattcagtcgtatttagtgagcgcctcctgtgtggagagcaccggactgagcgcctaGAGAGacggcctccattcattcagtcgtatttagtgagcgcctcctgtgtggagagcaccggactgagcgcctagagagacggtctccattcattcagtcgtatttagtgagcgcctcctgtgtggagagcaccggcctgagcgcctagagagacggtctccattcattcagtcgtatttagtgagcgcctcctgtgtggagagcgccggactgagcgcctaGAGAGacggcctccattcattcagtcgtatttagtgagcgcctcctgtgtggagagcgccggactgagcgcctaGAGAgacggtgttcattcattcaatcgtatttagtgagcgcctcctgtgtggagagcactgggctgagcgcctagagagacggtctccattcattcagtcgtatttagtgagcgcctcctgtgtggagagcactggactgagcgcttagagagacggtgttcattcattcaatcgtatttagtgagcaactcctgtgtggagagcactggactgagcgcctagaGAGACGGcctctattcattcagtcctatttagtgagcgcctcctgtgtggagagcactggactgagcgcctagagagacggtctccatccagtcgtatttagtgagcgcctcctgtgtggagagcaccggactgagcgcctaGAGAgacggtgttcattcattcaatcgtatttagtgagcgcctcctgtgtggagagcactgggctgagcgcctagagagacggtctccattcattcagtcgtatttagtgagcgcctcctgtgtggagagcactgggctgagcgcctagagagacggtctccattcattcagtcgtatttagtgagcgcctcctgtgtggagagcactggactgagcgcttagagagacggtgttcattcattcagtcgtatttagtgagcgcctcctgtgtggagagcactggactgagcgcctagaGAGACGGcctctattcattcagtcctatttagtgagcgcctcctgtgtggagagcactggactgagcgcctagagagacggtctccatccagtcgtatttagtgagcgcctcctgtgtggagagcactgggctgagcgcctagagagacggtctccattcattcagtcgtatttagtgagcgcctcctgtgtggagagcaccggactgagcgcctagagagacggtctccattcattcagtcgtatttcgtgagcgcctcctgtgtggagagcactggactgagcgcctagaGAGgcggtctccattcattcagtcgtatttagtgagcgcctcctgtgtacaaagcactggactaagcgcatggagAGACGGGCTCCATttattcagtcgtgtttagtgagcccctaccgtgtgcagagcactgtcctaagcgcttgggaagtccaagtcggcaacatagatggtgtctattcattcagtcgtgtttagtgagcgcttactgtgcaaatcactggactaagcgcttgggaagtccaggtcggcaacatagacggtctccagtcattcagtcgtatttattgagcgcttactgtgtgcagagcactggactaagcgcttgggaagtccaagtcggcggcatggagagacggtccctacccaacagcgggcttacagtctagaagggggagacgggcaacaaagcagaacatattaataaaataaatatgtacaagtagagtaatctgtacaaacatggtgctgtggggaggggaaggatgggtacgtgtgtttgtacatatttattattagtctattttacttgtacatgtttattctattttattttgttactacgttttgttttgttgcccgtctcccccttctagactgtgagcccgctgttgggtagggaccgtctccagatgttgccgacttggccttcccaagcgctttgtacccagtaagcgctcaataagtacgattgaatgagtgaatgagaggaaggtgggggctcagtgtgggaaggcctcctggaggaggtgagctctcaggggggctttgaagggaggaggagagctagcttggcgggtgtgtggagggagggagggtgttctagaacggggagggtgggggccgggggtcgacaacgggacaggcCATCCGTCCCGGGCCGTCCCCCCCGCCATCGggcggttactacagtgctctgcacacagtaagcgctcaataaataccattgaatgaatgaatcgcccccccgcccttcatccatccatccatccctcccggGGGTCGGAGGGCCTTGGGAGCCGGGACAGGCCCGCGCGGCCCGGCGCCATTTGCGCCCCATTCATCCCGCCACCCACCCGCAGACCGCGCTccatgtgctggggaggaggaggaggaagaggaggagcacgaGCCGACGCccgcccctcccgcccgcccgcccgctcattcattcattcggtcgtatttattgagcgcttaccgtgtgcggagccctgggctaagcccGGCCCGCGGGGACCCCGTCCGcatggcagcagcgtggctcagtggaaaagagcccgggctttggagtcgggggtcgtgggttcaagtccccgctccgccaagtgtcagctgtgtgactttgggcaggtcacttctctgggcctcagttccctcatctggaaaacggggattgagactgtgagccccacgtgggacaacctaattatcttgtatctcccctagtgcttagaacagtgcgtggcacatagtaagcgcttgacaagtaccgttattattattattattattagccccttcGCCCCACCCCGATGCGGCCCTCCCTGCCTGCCCCGTCTTCTCTTATCCTGCCGTGCTCTCACTGCTTCTGTCCCGTCTGTCCTCCTCCCTCACAGGAACCGTCTACCATGGCTGCTCAAGGAGAGCCCCAAGTGCAGTTTAAGGTGGGtatccggggtgggggtggggggcatgaggGCCAATTGCCCCCCATGGCCCAGCGGCGAGAGCCTGGccttgtgtgtgttgggggggtgattgatcagagggcccgggttcgaatcccccccTACCACTTCGCCTCAGCTCGGACTAGGCCCGACTCACCCGGCCCCTCCAGGCCCCATTCGTTcagtgcaatcattcattcattcatgtttattgagcgctgaccgtgtgcagagcaccagactaagcgcctgggaaatacaagtcggcgacagagacggtccctacccaacaacaggctcacagtctagaaaggggagacagacaacaaaacaaaacacgtggtcaggggacaagtcatcagaataaatagaagtaaagttagaggcacatcactgacaaaataaatagaatagtaaatatgtacaagtagaataatggagtaaaaaaatctgtacaaatcacagagtgctgtactaagcgcttgggaagtccaacggtccttacccaaggacgggcctcagttaccacgtctggaaaatggagatgaagaccgggagccccacctgggggacctgatgaccttgtatctaccccggcacttagaacagtgtttgccacatagttagcacttaataaatactgttgttgttattatcagttAAAAACGTGCTCCCACCCACAAGGCAGGCTAGCTGCTTCGGTGCATCGTTATCCCGATCAAAACCGCGGTCTTTTACCTCTGGGAAAGGGGCTTGCCGTTTCACCGGTGCAGGGTGGCTGTAAACTGTTCTGGGTTTCTTggcacagggagggaggggtctaATACCAGTCTTCTCTGTAACTTCTTGGGGTGCCTATAACCGTAGCCTCTTAAGGACCACACTGAGCTGATTTGctgtaccttttttttttcccattccaaGTACAAAACTGATGTTTGACATCTCCTTTGTGTCTCTGCCTTCTACAGCTTGTGCTGGTTGGCGATGGGGGTACCGGAAAGACCACGTTTGTAAAGCGCCACTTGACTGGTGAATTTGAGAAGAAGTATGTAGGTATGTGGGAAAAGTACCAACCGCTTGTATATTTCTGGTTTTCAGTGTGACTCCGCTGTCTAAAGATCACAATTTGTATTCCAGCTACTTTGGGTGTGGAGGTTCACCCTCTGGTGTTCCATACTAACAGAGGGCCTATCAAATTCAATGTGTGGGATACAGCCGGGCAGGAGAAGTTTGGTGGTCTGAGAGATGGCTATTACATCCAAGGTAAGGTGGCTGATTTTATTCTCGTTAGGGTGTACGCTTTGTAATCCCGCACTCCCCCCCAGGTTACTAGTAGTGACAGTGTTTAGAAAGTAAAAGGTGGTTTACTTGTGTCAGCCTCATAAAACACTACAGCCTTTGAGATTCAGAACGCGATCACTAAAATAGGTGTGCTATGGGGTGGGTCTTTCAGATTAAATCCACAGTGACTGACCGTCTGACGTTCAAGAACTAATATTTTTTTTCATCGTCACCAAGAATAAAGTTCGCTCTTTAACCTCATTTGAACAGCAGATGAAATTCCAATTTACCCTTTTAGATTCTCAAGCAATTTGGTTTTCAAGTTTGGGGGCCGATTAATGATACTGAAGACTAGGTTTTTAATGAGAAGATTGTAAATGTCTAGCATCGGGAAGTGGTGGGTACACAACTGACACGCCTTACTGGTTGAATTTGCTTTTCAGCTCAGTGTGCCATTATCATGTTTGATGTTACTTCAAGAGTTACTTACAAGAACGTACCCAACTGGCACAGAGATCTGGTACGGGTATGCGAAAACATCCCAATAGTCTTGTGTGGCAACAAAGTGGATATCAAGGACAGGAAAGTCAAAGCAAAATCCATCGTCTTCCATCGGAAGAAGAATCT
This region includes:
- the RAN gene encoding GTP-binding nuclear protein Ran; amino-acid sequence: MAAQGEPQVQFKLVLVGDGGTGKTTFVKRHLTGEFEKKYVATLGVEVHPLVFHTNRGPIKFNVWDTAGQEKFGGLRDGYYIQAQCAIIMFDVTSRVTYKNVPNWHRDLVRVCENIPIVLCGNKVDIKDRKVKAKSIVFHRKKNLQYYDISAKSNYNFEKPFLWLARKLIGDPNLEFVAMPALAPPEVVMDPALAAQYEQDLQIAQTTALPDEDDDL